A stretch of the Tautonia marina genome encodes the following:
- a CDS encoding lycopene cyclase family protein, with amino-acid sequence MLGSGCAGLSLAWHLRSLGDRGSMALVDRRAGYANDRTWCYWDVEPTPFDDLATHAWSRWAVVDERGTWRESHSTRYRYRRLRSIDVYRRIFHHLADDDDVEIWFGTPIRSTTLDAEAVSIETGRGTLRGRRAFDSARPPAALALAAPKGEAVMVQHFLGQTIRAEHAVFDPACPILMDFRVDQSHGPHFVYVLPLTDRDALVENTYLFPSPVSAARHRKELASYLNRCFDVDRYEVIEEESGHIPMTTHRPVDASGGRIVPIGLAGAAARPSSGYAFVRIQRQCRRIAEQIVSRAATDARLDPPIAPRKYAFFDVVFLRALRDRPSQAPQLFARMFDRVDADALVRFLSDQSSLADDLRLIAALPKLPFLRAALRSSRTWLPMA; translated from the coding sequence GTGCTCGGATCAGGCTGTGCCGGCCTGAGCCTGGCCTGGCACCTGCGATCGCTCGGCGATCGCGGCTCGATGGCCCTTGTCGATCGCCGAGCGGGGTACGCAAACGATCGGACCTGGTGCTACTGGGACGTGGAGCCGACCCCTTTCGACGACCTGGCCACTCACGCCTGGTCTCGCTGGGCGGTCGTGGATGAGCGGGGGACCTGGCGCGAGTCGCACTCGACGCGCTACCGCTATCGCCGCCTGCGCTCCATCGATGTCTACCGGCGTATCTTTCATCACCTGGCCGATGACGACGACGTCGAAATCTGGTTCGGAACGCCGATCCGGTCAACGACCCTCGACGCGGAAGCGGTTTCGATCGAGACGGGTCGGGGAACGCTTCGTGGTCGCCGAGCCTTCGACAGTGCTCGACCTCCTGCTGCACTGGCCCTAGCGGCTCCCAAAGGGGAGGCGGTCATGGTCCAGCACTTTCTCGGCCAGACGATTCGGGCGGAGCACGCGGTCTTTGATCCAGCTTGTCCAATTCTTATGGATTTTCGCGTTGATCAGTCTCATGGCCCTCACTTTGTCTACGTGCTTCCGCTGACCGACCGGGATGCACTGGTCGAAAACACCTATCTGTTTCCCTCCCCGGTTTCGGCGGCTCGGCACCGGAAGGAACTTGCGTCGTACCTCAATCGGTGCTTCGACGTTGATCGGTACGAGGTGATTGAAGAAGAATCCGGGCATATCCCCATGACAACCCACCGCCCGGTCGATGCGTCAGGAGGCCGCATCGTCCCCATCGGCCTGGCCGGGGCGGCGGCACGGCCCTCCAGTGGTTACGCCTTTGTTCGAATTCAAAGGCAGTGTCGGCGGATCGCGGAACAGATCGTGAGCCGTGCGGCCACCGATGCGCGGCTCGATCCGCCGATCGCGCCTCGGAAATACGCGTTTTTCGATGTGGTCTTTTTGCGAGCGCTCCGTGATCGCCCCTCCCAGGCTCCCCAACTGTTCGCTCGAATGTTCGACCGGGTCGACGCCGACGCCTTGGTCCGGTTCCTGAGCGACCAAAGCTCCCTGGCCGACGATCTCCGGCTCATCGCCGCCTTGCCGAAACTCCCCTTTCTCCGGGCTGCCCTCCGATCCTCCCGAACCTGGCTCCCAATGGCTTGA